ccagcaggtgtatctcactgatcatccctaaagccaacacctcatttggccgcctttcgttccagtactctgctgcctgtgactggaacgaattgcaaaaatcgctgaagttggagacttttatctccctcaccaacttcaaacatcagctatctgagcagctaaccgatcgctgctgctgtacatagtctattggtaaatagcccacccattttcacctacctcatccccatactgtttttatttatttacttgctcttttgcacaccaatatctctacctgtacatgaccatctgatcatttatcactccagtgttaatctgcaaaattgtaattattcgcctacctcctcatgccttttgcacacattgtatatagactcccccctttgttttctactgtgttattgacttgttaattgtttattccatgtgtaactctgtgttgtctgctcacactgctatgctttatcttggccaggtcgcagttgcaaatgagaacttgttctcaactggcctacctggttaaataaaggtgaaataaataaaaaatttaaaaaaactccTTTTGCAGTGAAGTAAGAGGGAACTATAAACTAATGGACATTGATTGTTATTATCAACAGATATCCATCGATCGATACTGTCCACCTGAAATGAACATGATTAAAATGAACTGTTTAATCAAATAACTTATTCTCCTCTTTAAATCCACACAATGACATTTAACAGGGAAACAACTCAATAATTGCTTGTAAACATACTTTAATTGACTTTACTAAAATACATGGCTTAAATTAAATGTAGCAAAGAAAAGATTGTAAGCCAGATAATGTCCACCCATACTCTCTATTGCCCACTGTAATATCAATGATGCATGCTTATTATACTCATTACAATAGCCTCCGCTAGAAACTTCAAGGGGAAAAACTCTAAAGGACAGTAGATTAACACTCTACATTGATACTCATAACCATGCTACTGTAAATACCCCAATTAATATCAATAGGCCATACTGAAGTAGCAAATCATCTGGTCTTCTCTGGGTCGGCAGACTTTGTACTTCCTTCAAGCTGGTAACTAAAAGAACAGCAGGAATAATGTAATGAACAAAATATATTGTGTCTTCATTTTGTTGTCAAAGGACTTTACAGCATAATTAAGACTTACATTCAGTTTCCATTCTATGGTTGCACATGAGGTACCTGTGGACGAAGAAAAATGTCACTGTCATTCTTGGATTCCCCCTAAGCTATAGATGACATCTTCTAAACGAGTAGGTATAAAAAATATGAATCACTTAAACAATATGTTCAGGAAAGGAGTTGTATTTCAGTCAAAAGTTCATTGTTAGTGTTGTATTTCTTAAACCACAGATGACATATAGTAAAATAGTATGTGAAAAGAGGGTAAATCTTTTCCAAATGATGTTCAGTAAAGAAGTTGTACGTATAGTTATGATAGATAGAGTTCTAGCTTTCCAACGTGGCCAGTCTGGAGTGGCTGCTCCTGCTCAGCTGGCTGCAAAGGATCCTGGGAATGAGGAAGTTGAGAGTTGTATGGTGGGAATGGGATCTGCAGAAAAAAGAGCACCTGTTGTCTTGGACACCAAAGCAGAGGTTTCCAAACTTTTTGTGTCTGGGACACCTTTTGTGATAACAAATTCATGAGGGACCCCCTCATAACATCAGAACACAACTCTTACTTTAGAGttcaataaaaatagcataccATCAGTTTTATTATGACTTCTGTAGTGCATGGCCGGACTAATAAAGTCTCAGGACCCTGGAAATAACATTCTAAAATCCACCACTTTgcatgttgcagttttaaagttaatttcctgcaattctgaaAATGTTGCCTTGGGGCAGAAataacatttagcagttttaaagcttAAATTATAGTGAATTATGttcaaaacaaacatttaggGGAATACAAGAAGAATTTAGTCGAACATTTTTATAATTGATCACTactgtggataccaatatccctgtgagcctcccaggcccatgttgTGCATATAAGGCCCAAGAACATAAATTGTAGTGTAATAATATTACATCGCATTGTATTGCACCCTCTAAACTCTTTCCACTGAGAACTTGTCCAAAATGTGTTTAATCCGTTTTTGCGAGccatattcatttaaaaaaactaaCTAAATAAAAATCGGATATATTTTGAGATTTGTCAGCGGACCCCCTGCAATACCCCACTTTGCCCCCTGTTCAAAACCATCTGTCGTCAAGGAAACGCGTACATCTTTGCACCCATTACAATAACTACAGGTCAAGAAAGGGATGTCCTACATTGGGTCTTTGCTGTGGCACAGTTTGTGGTTGGTATTCATATTGGAACAGCTGTGaaagataaaacaaaaatatggCAAAAATAAAGCAATTAAATACATACGTTCCAAAATCATTCAAAAAAATTCATAAAACGTTTTATTACAGTTTTTTGATTGATAAATCTTTGTACTCACGTTTGGAATCTGTGGCATCTGAGGGATATTTGGCATCatctaaaacaaaaacaaataactcAAACTTCCTTTAAAGACAGAATTGCTGAAATAAGATACAAATGTTTACACCAAATGAaacatattatttatatttaactTTATTTGCCAGAGTATGTGTATATCTTTATTGTATATGATGgtgtacttatatatatatatatatatatatatatatatatatatatatatatatatatatatatatatatatatatataattgattcagatcctgagctacaggcagacaGATTGTCATTTTAGGGGAAAAGAAAAGGGTCAGATTCTTTAAAATGACATGAAGCCTGCTTGAAATGATGTGCACGTCTTACATtcaccttttcatgtttattcaaatactATTCATTAAAATCGTATGGTAagtttcaatacttcaaaaccaaatggCAGGTCCAGGaagtcacaaaaatagatgggtgttggttaaattgttATTTTAATGATTAGAGTGAATTTGGAGTATAATGTTTTTCCCCCTGTGAGTGCAGAGCGGTTTTTAGCAGAGAGAGCGCTCCATGAGCAATGAGCTGGATTTCAAACCACTCAATTCTGCTCACCTACTCTGATCCAGGTCCCACTGAAATAAAATGATTGGTTGTGAACAAGTAAATGATATCAGGATTTACCTTTTGCTGCACAAAGTCATAGGGGTAGTACTTTAATATGGGGgaaaagaaacagagaaacaatCATTAAACTACTGCAGTATATAGATAAAATACATTCAATGTGATCTGTGCTTGAGTAAGACATTCAATGGATGGGTTCTCTTACAAAACACATACAGTGTAACAACActcatttcctgctgtgcaacTTGGAATGTACCATAACTTTACCCATTTAAAGTCATGAGTCACCTGAACTGAAATAGTGCCTATCAAATTTCATTTAGCTGTAATTGAAGAGAGAGATTTCTTCACATACTACAACACCTATAATTCTGAGGAGGGATAAGTAACTCAACTTGAGACAACACTTACAATTTCTACACTCTTTCTTCCTGGGGCCTCAGGTAGGGAATATTTGATGAAGGCTTGAGAGGGATAGGACTGCTGAAAGAAAAGAAAGTGGAAAGTTAAAAGGTGGAGGATGGTTGATATATTTTTTGGTTGATATATTAAAGAAGGTGAAGTAGTTGTATTTTAGTGGTATTTATAGTATTTACGGGTCCATTGATCTGGCCACCAGTAGACCATCCAGGGAATCTCTGTGGAAACACCTGTAATATAaagtaaaacaaacaaaacacattacaaataaataaaattactATACTATCTAATTAAGACAAAACTCCAGTGTAACTGCTGAAGTTCAAGATGATTAACTCATCACAGTCTGAATTAAATAGGCAAGTGATAAGTCAAGAGAAAGTAAATAATGAAGTAAGTAATAACTTACGTAATTGCTAAGTAGGTCATTAAGGCACTAAAGAGACAATTCTTTGATCATATTATTTTAGAGAGGTCTAATAGAGGTCTCATAGTGAAGATGATGTAAGAGCGTACTATTTCCATGCTGACAGGGCCGTTGAGTCCAGGCTGAGGGTAAGGATGGCCTGCTGGGTAGAGGCCTTCATTCACCTGGAGATGAAACACTTGGGTCAAAGGTCAAACATACAAAAGTGTCCTCATAAATTCATTTCAGTACTTAATCTTCTCATGTTATGTATTGTTTCATACTATGTTGAACCACACCTAAGAAAGAAGGTGACCAACAGAATGCAGTAGAATATTACAATATGCATTTGTTCTTACTTGTGTGGGTGGTCCTGATTGCCTTGGATCCCCATAGTGGGGCAAGTAATTGAAGAAAGGTTGACGCTGTGAATATTGAACAAATACTAAATAATCACAATTTTGACGAAGCCATAGTCAATTTAAAGAAATGACAGACTGTTGACAGACACTCAGTGGAAGATGAGACGTGAATATACGCTTGGAAAGTGAAGATGTCATAGAATATCAAAAGGTAATTAAATAATAGGCTAAGTGAATTGTTTTCCCTCACAGTTAGACAAGAAGATTAGCTAGCCAGTTCAAAGTATTAACAGGTAGTTAACAATTGCTTATAAACTAGCTACCGTAGCGATGCCATGTCAATAACTTGTCTCCGAAAATGAAGAGGGTGTCTCCtgttgtgtttacatttttttccaTTGTAACACGCACCCTTGCGTGTCCACTTTCTATGTGTATTCAAATTCCTATTCTTAAGAAATACAGTAGTAAAGTTTTCCTTGCCTGTGTTTTCAAACTTACTGGAGCAGCAGATATTGAGCTGGCCAAACAAAGGCACATAATGGTGATCTTCATTTTCAAAGTAGAACCTTGCACATGAAAGAGAGGTATAATGTTAAGTTAACCCCCTCCAGTGTCGAAAAGCAGTCAACTCTATTACATAAGACACATTTTAACACTGACCACCAGTGTTGAATGACTGCAACAATAACCAGTGTTGGTCTGTGTTCATTTTTAACATGTTGCTTACAGAAATTCTGTGAAAGTCTTAAAAGCATAACACTTATAAAAGTCTAACAATAACTCTATAGAGACACTTTGATTGTTTAATTTATCTCTATTAAAGTTAACACTTGTAATTTTGTTGTGAGACTCCTTAGGCACCCCAAAGCATTCTGTAAATTCATTCGAATAAAGAATCCCATACCATTACTTTGTACAACATCCAGATAAAATGCATTTTAAATAGACAAGTTCTAGCCACATTACCTTTGGTGATACCAGTATAGATGAGGAATATGGAGGGTCATACAGTGCAGAGATCTATCTCTGCTTTTAAACCGTGTCAGTTGAGATTTCAGCCAACCAACATTGACCTGCTGTGACACTACATAGCGAATGAGAATGTGGCTGTCTAGTCGTGAGCTTTGGTAAATGACAGTGGTCAGATATAGTATAGTAATCAtaatagcagagcatggacaatTACACGGTCTGCAATAGTGCACACTTCAGCACATTTACTTGAAAGCACATCATATCTTATCGCAAACAGAGAATATTATTTGGTACGTATGAATTCAATCCAAATGCTGTCAGTGAATTTGATGTATCCAATTATATTGTATGATGATATTGCTTTATCCAATGATATTGCATGATATTGTATAGTCTTTAAGTGTAATCTGCTTTGTTGCTGTAATCTTTGACCTTCTTTCAAAGCGTCAATGGTAGTGTTTTAATACTTAGTGTGTATGTAACAAGCTTTTTATTTCCCTGTGTGAAATTATAGTAAACAAACCATTTTCAACaacaattcattaaaaatgatcTTAATCAATGACACAATGCAACATCAAGTGTACTGTAAGCTGGTAAAGTTTATTACCAATCCAATTGATAACACCATGGTGTTCGTGGGAGTCTCATCTTTGCATAGAGTGGTCATAGTAGTTTTTAGGCCAAACCTTGtcccatggtctgacaaacactgctctttgctctgtcacctttcacatcAGATGCAGAAGTGCGACACCGGTGGATGctgtggattgagacgcatccaaatctgatatctctagcttaaactgacagattgttACATAACCATGTTTTGTATGGCAAGtttgttctctgttttgctctccACAAGCGTCTTGGGGCTTGACTGAaatcggtacagccgatctgccatcTTCTGTCTGCAACGTCTGAACAATTTGGGCTACacacctctgtggaaaggtgagactcgtACAAACACGTACAtgtcggttgttttgctctagaccacccacaggcctcacaagactagtCTGAAGGTCCCCCAGTAGCAGTTGAGAAAATGAATGGAAGCATACTGTATATTGAGACTGTTgagtgccaaaaataaggggttaaatacatgtcaaaaatgtaataaaaattgGGCCGACACTTCAGAACTAACTTCCTTTCGATTATTTGGGAGGCACTATCTGTTGTTCAATGTATTAAATCTGTTatgcgtttgtatgggctaatagcagttaGGCCAAAAATAATCATAGTAGTGGCTGGAacagaatcaatggaatggtatcgaacacaTCAAACACGTTTTCCCACTCCATTCTAGCCATTATTAAGAGCCGTCCTCCCATCAGCAGCTTAGAAGCCTCCTGAGCTGTGAATGTTCAAGTGTATACTGTGGAGAAGTTTAACCTTGTGCAAGTTGATCCGATACTGCTGTTTAATTTGTGTATAGTTGAGTCTACCTAAAGTGAAGGATGTATGTTATTTCTTCGCAAAACTAACAACACAGAGTCATAGTATTCCACCTAATTGTCTTATCCTCACTATATGATAACATTTGAAATCTGACTTTtgttgatttgttttattttttgtctTTTTAACAAAAAAAAGAAGTAACTTCTAAAATGACTTTATGATGATGATTTTACAGGCAACATATTCTCATAATTTATGTGGCCCTTAAGAATGTAGCATAAGCTCGCCCCACAGCTCGCTTGAAATGTCACGGATGGACCCATCCAATTGGTACCTTTTTGGTTGGCTCGAACGCTTAGAATGTTGTCAAGGAGGGTGGTCACTTGTGTAGCAAAGCAGAGGTCCCGAGTTCGAGCCAAGTATGAGCTGAATCGGTAACATGGGTGTCACAgtaaacttttttatttatttattttttatttattattgttcATTTTTTTACTACATTTTCTCCagaattttgtgatatccaattagtagttacagtcttgtcccatcacagCAACTCCTGTGTGGACTCGGGAgtggtgaaggtcgagagccatgcatcctccaaaacacaaacCCCGCCAAGCTTCAATGGGACAAGATAACCCAGTCGGCCAAACCCTCTTTTTCCCGGGacaacgcttggccaattgtgagCTGCCTCATAGGTCTCCCGGTCGTGGACTGCTGCGACACAGGCTGGGATCGAACCCAGATCTGTAGTAatgcagctagcactgcgatgcattgccttagaccgctgcaccactcgggaggcccgggTCTCACAGACACAAAATAATAGTTTTAGCACATTCTCTACATGTCTGTCATTTCTAACCCAGGTTCTAACCAGAGGCTTCATCGGGCCCCTGTGCTTCCGGCGCCGACAAagatggctgcctcgcttcgcgttcctaggaaactatgcagtatttagtttttttacgtgttatttcttacattggtaccccaggtaatcttaggtttcattacatagagtcgggaggaactactgaactaccagccggcgacccaaaacaacggcaccGTAAAAgtggcaaacgaagcggtcttctggtaaGGCTCCAGAGACGGgtacatcgcgcaccactccctaacatactactcgccaatgtccagtctcttgacaacaaggttgatgaaatccgagcaagggtagcattccagagcgacatcagagactgtaacgttctttgcttcacggaaacatggctcactcgagagactctatcggagtcggtgcagccagctggtttcttcacgcatcacgctgacagaaacaagcatctttctggtaagaagaggggtgggggaggggggtatgccactgcctgttcaccccgctatcatccagaaggcgaggtcagtacaggtgcatcaaagcagggactgagagactgaaaaacagcttctatctcaagaccatcagactgttaaacagctactactaacattgagtggctgctgccaacatactgactcaactccagccactttaataatggaaaatgatgggaatggatgtaaaaaaaaaaggtatcactagccactttaaacaatgccacttaatataatgtttacataccctacattactcatctcatatgtatatgtatatactgtactctatatcatctactgcatcttgatgtaatacatatacagtggggcaaaaaaggat
This sequence is a window from Oncorhynchus tshawytscha isolate Ot180627B linkage group LG34, Otsh_v2.0, whole genome shotgun sequence. Protein-coding genes within it:
- the LOC121841829 gene encoding gamma-gliadin-like; the encoded protein is MKITIMCLCLASSISAAPRQPFFNYLPHYGDPRQSGPPTQVNEGLYPAGHPYPQPGLNGPVSMEIVFPQRFPGWSTGGQINGPQSYPSQAFIKYSLPEAPGRKSVEIYYPYDFVQQKMMPNIPQMPQIPNLFQYEYQPQTVPQQRPNIPFPPYNSQLPHSQDPLQPAEQEQPLQTGHVGKLELYLS